In the genome of Massilia sp. W12, the window ATCGCCCACCGTGATCCAATACGTGATCGGTTCATTGCGCGGGCCTTGCACCGCCATCAGGCGCTTGATCGGCAATTGGCCGTACTCGGTCAGCATCTGGCCCAGCACATTGCGGGTGACTTCAAAGCCTTGCGCGGTGTAGCAGACTTCCGGCTTGTGCACTTGCAAATTATTGCTCTGGTCGCCGCCGTAGGCGATTGAGAGCATGATGCGCTCGCCCTTGGTGTTGACATAGGTGCGCGAGAGCGTCTGGTCATACAGCACGGCCAGCTTGCGCTCGGTTTCCGGATCCGGTTTGACCGGAATAATGGTCGGGTCAACCTGCCAATCGCCAAACTTCTTGGGAATGATTTGTTCCAGAGAGAATTTGTCGTTTGCATTGATCTTCTTGGTCGGTTTCAGCGCCACAGCGCCCCAGGCTGCCGTCAGCAGCACCACCGCGATCAGAATTTGCCGGATATACGTCATCATGCCCCCTGCTTTGCTGCCGGTTTATCTTTGAACAAGCCGATTTTGCCCACGATGGTGTCCATCAGGAACAGGAAACTCAAGGCCAGCACATATAAGAACATGCCGGTTGAGCCGTGGATAAAGCCCTGCCCCACTTCGTCACCAAAATAGTACGTGACCAGAATCAAAATCATCACCCGGATCACGTTTGCGACAAAGGCGATCGGCAAAATCGCCAATACGATCAAGGCGTTGCGCAGGCGGTTTTGGTATTCCATCATGTACAGATACAGCACGCCGACGGCCGACAGCGAGAACATCGAGTGCAGGCCGGAACAGGCGTCGGCCACCAATAATTGATATTGTCCGATCACGAGTTGCACGCCTTCGCGCCCGATCGGATAACCGGCCCAGTACAAGACGTTTTCAGCAATGATGGAAATGTATTTCTTCAGCGGTCCGGTCAGCGCATCCACCAGCGGGCCGGGCAAGGGCAGCAGGAAGATGATGAAGATAATCGGGAACCACAGATGGCGCAAACCGGCCCAGCCGCGCATGACCAAAACCACCCCGGCCAAGAGCGGGATAAAGGCGCCCAACTCAAAAATATTGATGACCTGCGAGCGGCCAATGGCGTAAATCAAGCCGCCAAAGATCAGGCAAAGCATGCCGGCGATCCAGGCCGGACGGTTGGGGCCGGCTTCGCACAAAAAGGCGTCGCGCAACTGCCACATGAGGTAAGAAATCACCGCCAGAATAATCGGGCCATGCGCCTGATCATCGGTTTGCCACAGGGTATTCCAAAAGTCATACACTGTGGGGCCGATCAAGGCTAAGCCGGCGGCCAGCGGCAGCCCCCATTCAATCAGGGCGGCCTTGAAATCACGACGCGCGCCAAAGGCGGCGGGGGATGCGGGGATAGCGCTCATTGTCAAAACTCCAGTAACACAGATCCAACCACTTCAGCATTGCTGCGTTGCACCTGTTCATTCATCACATTCACATCGGACAAACGGGTCTTATCTTTGCGCACCGCCAACAACACGCCCCCCACGCGCGAGGCGATGGTGAGCGCATCGGCGCTGCTGGCAAAGTCGGAAGTGTCATACAAGACCACATCGTAACGCTTGCACAATTCGTCGTTCAAGGCGCCAAAACTGGTGCGCGCCAGCAATTCCTGGGGATTGGGCGGCAGCGTGCCGGCCTGCAGCACGGATAAATCGACAAAGGCATTGGTGCGCTGAATCACATCAAGACCTGCGCGCCCGGCCAGAATGTCGGATAAGCCCTGACGCCCTTCCAGGCAAAACAGTTTGTGTTGGCAGGGTGTGCGCAAATTGGCGTCCACCAGCAAAGTGTGTTCGCCCAGCTGGGAAAACACAATCGCCAGATTCGCCGCCAGAAAACTGGCCCCTTCACCGGAATTGATGGCGGCCACCATCAGCGCTTTTTCCCCTTGCGCAAACCAGCGCAGCATGAGTTGCGAACGGACAGCGCGCAAAGCTTCCACATGCACCGAAAAAGGGTGAAAGGCGGCCACCAGATCCACCGGATAGGGGCTGTGGCCGGCTTGCAGATAGGGATAATCAAACTGGTGCGCCAGCACGCCTTGAATATCCGCCTCAGTCACCAGGCCCAGATGCTGCGCAGCCTCGCCAAAGCGCATGCCTTTTTCGCGCTGGATGCGCAAAATCTGTTCTGCATCTTCCGGCGTGATCTTGCCCATTTCGAGCAGAATGCGGCCAATACTGCTGTCACGGCTGACCGCAGCCATGCCGACTTGTTTCTCCTCGCTCATACCTTCTTCTTCCTTTCGCCTTTAGCGCTGCTCTTGCTCTTGCGCGAAAACAGCTTGCGCAGCCATTGCATACGGCGTTTATTCGGCGCACCCCAGGACAGCTGCCCCATCACCGGGACTTCCAGCGCATTCACCAGATCGGTGGCGGAGCGCACGCGGCGATCCATCATTTCCGCCAACAGGCCAAAGCCGATGCCCAGCATGCCGCCGATGAAAATCGAAAGCGCCACATTCAAGACAATGCGCGGGCTGGAATGATCCAGCGGCGGCACCGCCGGGGCCAGCACGGCGATATCGGATTGATTGGACTGGCCTTCCAGATTGGCCTGGGTGAAGCGTTGTGAAGCAGTGTCATAGGCGCGCTGCGCGCTTTCGACTTCACGCATCAACAAATTCATTTGGTCGCGCGTGCGGTTCAATTCCAGGATCTTGGTTTTTTGCGCGCTCAAGGCGGCGCGGATTTCCGCTTCGCGTTGCTGCATGATGCGCGCATTGTTGGAAACGCTGTTGCTGGTGGCGGCGATATGCTCGGCCAGCGCGCTGCGCAGCTTATCCACTTCCGCCTTGGCGGATTGATATTGCGGATGGTTTTTATCCAGGCGCTGCGCCACTTCCGAAAACTTGGCTTCTGCGGTGGCCAGCGAAATGCGCATATTCTGCACCAGCGGATTGCCGCCCACGTCCGGCGATTCAATCGGGTTGGCCCCCTTCGCCATTTGCTGGCGCGAGGTCGCTTCGGCCATGGCCGCCTGCGCCAGCACCAATTGCCCGCCCAGATCGTTCAAGCGCGTGGTTTCCACGTCCAGCCGGTTATCGACGGAATACAGATTGTTTTCCTGCTGATAGGTGGAGAGCTTTTTCTGCGCGCTTTCCAGATTGTCGCGCAATACCTTGAGCTGGCCGGTGAAGAAAGTGGCGGCCTTTTTCAGCGGATCAACCTTGAGTTGCACCGACATCTTTTGATATTGCTCGGCGAACATATTCGCCACCCGCGCCGCGCTGTCCGGGTCATTTGATTTATAGGTAATGGTCAAGACCGAGCTTTCCTTGGACGGCTCGACGATCAAGCCTTTGAGCAAAATCTCCGCCAACCATTCACGGA includes:
- the epsI gene encoding exosortase-associated protein EpsI, B-type gives rise to the protein MMTYIRQILIAVVLLTAAWGAVALKPTKKINANDKFSLEQIIPKKFGDWQVDPTIIPVKPDPETERKLAVLYDQTLSRTYVNTKGERIMLSIAYGGDQSNNLQVHKPEVCYTAQGFEVTRNVLGQMLTEYGQLPIKRLMAVQGPRNEPITYWITVGDKVIQTGVQRRLQALTYGLTGRVPDGMLVRVSNIDTDLEASYKLQDEFVNSMLRDLDAKSRSRLIGTFGA
- the epsF gene encoding chain length determinant protein EpsF is translated as MNFSQLFLILRAHLKISLITLIVTVSATLAISMMLPKSYKASTSLVLNYKGVDPVTGMTLPAQLMPGYMATQVDIISSMSVSLAVVDELRWADEPVYKEEFMKATKGNGKIREWLAEILLKGLIVEPSKESSVLTITYKSNDPDSAARVANMFAEQYQKMSVQLKVDPLKKAATFFTGQLKVLRDNLESAQKKLSTYQQENNLYSVDNRLDVETTRLNDLGGQLVLAQAAMAEATSRQQMAKGANPIESPDVGGNPLVQNMRISLATAEAKFSEVAQRLDKNHPQYQSAKAEVDKLRSALAEHIAATSNSVSNNARIMQQREAEIRAALSAQKTKILELNRTRDQMNLLMREVESAQRAYDTASQRFTQANLEGQSNQSDIAVLAPAVPPLDHSSPRIVLNVALSIFIGGMLGIGFGLLAEMMDRRVRSATDLVNALEVPVMGQLSWGAPNKRRMQWLRKLFSRKSKSSAKGERKKKV
- the epsG gene encoding chain length determinant protein tyrosine kinase EpsG, translated to MSEEKQVGMAAVSRDSSIGRILLEMGKITPEDAEQILRIQREKGMRFGEAAQHLGLVTEADIQGVLAHQFDYPYLQAGHSPYPVDLVAAFHPFSVHVEALRAVRSQLMLRWFAQGEKALMVAAINSGEGASFLAANLAIVFSQLGEHTLLVDANLRTPCQHKLFCLEGRQGLSDILAGRAGLDVIQRTNAFVDLSVLQAGTLPPNPQELLARTSFGALNDELCKRYDVVLYDTSDFASSADALTIASRVGGVLLAVRKDKTRLSDVNVMNEQVQRSNAEVVGSVLLEF
- the xrtB gene encoding exosortase B; translation: MSAIPASPAAFGARRDFKAALIEWGLPLAAGLALIGPTVYDFWNTLWQTDDQAHGPIILAVISYLMWQLRDAFLCEAGPNRPAWIAGMLCLIFGGLIYAIGRSQVINIFELGAFIPLLAGVVLVMRGWAGLRHLWFPIIFIIFLLPLPGPLVDALTGPLKKYISIIAENVLYWAGYPIGREGVQLVIGQYQLLVADACSGLHSMFSLSAVGVLYLYMMEYQNRLRNALIVLAILPIAFVANVIRVMILILVTYYFGDEVGQGFIHGSTGMFLYVLALSFLFLMDTIVGKIGLFKDKPAAKQGA